AAATTTGGCAATATGATGTAATAAGCTCCGATGCCACAGTTTGTATAGGCTCGACGTAGATTTGCTATTTAAGAGAGCGCAAGGATTAAGAGCTTAGAGCCTCTCGAATTAATCAGAAAGAGGGGGAAATATCGCATAAATATCTAAAACAAGAATACATCGAATAATGTCCGCCTTTGTTACTAATGCAGAAGAGATGATCAAATCCCACCCGTATTTCCAGCTGTCCGCAAGCTGGTGTCCTGACTGCGTCTATGCAAACTCGATTTGGGacaagttcaatgtaaaGAACAAAGTGTTCGTTTTTGACATTGGATCACTGCCAAGAAATGAACAGGAAAAATGGAGGGTTGCGTTCCAAAAGGTTGTTGGAAGCAGAAATCTGCCAACGGTTGTCGTGAATGGTAAGTTTTGGGGAACTGAGAGTCAATTGCGCAGGTTTGAAAATAGCGGTACACTTGAGAAGGAATTGACCAAAATTGGGCTTTtgtcttgaaaaaattggactTTTCTATATCAATAGATACATACTATGTCTGAAACCTAGGTAAACCAAATAAAAGCTCATTATACAtcgaacttttttttttttggggGAATATCAAAGCAATTTATAAATGTCACTAAATAGAAAtttcgaaaaaataaagagcaACACTTGGAGGGTGCGCCAAGGAAacaatggaaaattttaaacTACTGATAACATCAGAACGTTTACATGACTACTCCCCAAAAAAGTGCCTTGGGGCCTTACTCTTTTTGTTGTCACTTGCAATTACTTTTCCTTCCTCCTGTGTGTCGTACTTGACCCAACTAGGTAAAGCTTattcaacaacaaatcAATCGGGATCGGAGTTTCCTTAGAAGATACGTTGAAAATTCAGCAACGGCGTCAGCCAATTGGAGCTAGCAATGTTTTCCCAGGTTCCAATTACATGACTTTCGCACAGTTTAATTTATAAAGCTGCATTTTTTCACAGCAAAAAGCCAGAGATACTCTCTCTTCATTCTAACCAATCCCCACTCGTGGAATATGAGCAGTGCAACGTCCAGTATCTTGACGTACTCATGCCATCGTCTTCTATGGATTGCACTGCGCAAACCTAACTTCAATACACTTAACCGTCAAAAATGACCGACgcaactttttttcattcaagttttgaaaagttttctGTATTAAAAGAATTGTTCTCACTTCTTCTCTATTATATATCGAACTTACTATTCACATTTATACTGTTCTTTTTAAAAAGACAAGCAAACAAAgttcatcaacaacaaacTAATAATAAGTAAGTGGACAAGATCTTAAGCCAATATTGGTTGAAAAATGGGGGGGAAAATAGGCAAGTTTACACCTTTTCCTCGGCTTCTGGTCGTTTGCCTTCCGTTTTAGCATTGCGCTAGGCAAGTAAACAGGGATTGCTAAAGAATCAAAGTAGCTGAACTCCAAAGTAAAgtcttccttctttttggaTCAACGCGTTCCTTTTTGGAGAAGGTGGAAAGTATGCTTAGAAGTAAATATCTACAAGTTCGGTCGAACTTGGGTATTGTTACAGGAGTTCTAGTCTTTGATACCTTTTTTACGCAATTGTAACCGCATGTTCGCCTTTCCGTGTTCCGTCTCCACGTTACAGTTCGAGCTGTCATGGAGGAACTAACTCAGTTGAAAGGTGAAGAGATGCGTAAGATCATAACTCCCAAGTCTTTGGGATACTTACGATTTTGTACTGTTTTCGAGATTATTGAAGCCGAGAGAGTGAAAAGTGTATACTCAACCtggtattttcttctttccatAAGATGTGAGAGCAAGAAAATACAGAAGTTCAATACTAACGTTTAACAACATAGcaagataaaaaatgaCTCGTTCGTCCGTTTTAGCAGATGCTTTAAATTCCATTAACAATGCAGAAAAGACCGGTAAACGTCAAGTTTTATTGAGACCTTCCTCCAAGgttatcatcaaatttCTGCAAGTTATGCAAAAGCATGGTATGTTTTACTAATTCCTCATgattccaattttttgcttattattttgaagTACGactaagaaaaaacattttaACATGCTTCAAGACcaagaagggaaaaaaatattgctgttgttttttattcCGGGCTGATAACTAGATGGTGTGATCGGACCAGTATAATAACTTATACTGGACAAAGACTCCTAAGGGATGCTCTTTGTACTCAGTCCCATACTGTTTTTTAAGTGTCCGGAAAATTCAATCCCATGTGGAAATGCTTCTTACACGGTCATGAATTACACTTCGCGTGTAGCTACAATATTCATTACCGTTTACTTTTCCtcaaaatttcattcttaAAATTTCACAAAAAgcaatatttttctttcagaCGTCTTAAACATCATTCTAATGTTTCCTCTCTTGTATCTATGAAGTAAGCAAGAAATTGGAACGCAATTAACTATTTGGAATAAGCTCCAATACTAACAGTTATTCCTCCCGTTATCTAGGTTACATTGGTGAATTCGAATACATCGACGACCACAGATCTGGTAAGATTGTCGTTCAATTGAACGGTAGATTGAACAAATGTGGTGTCATTTCCCCAAGATTTAACGTAAAGATTGGcgacattgaaaaatggacCGCCAATTTGTTGCCAGCCAGACAATTCGGTTACGTTATTTTGACTACTTCTGCCGGTATCATGGACCATGAGGAAGCTAGAAGAAAGCACGTCTCCGGCAAAATTTTGGGGTTTGTCTATTAAGTAATTTTTAATAGTGGTAAACATATAATATCAATTCTTATATCCGtctttttatatttgtttcaatttttcaactcaaGTATATACAAGAAAACAGATTTTTGCGcaataacaaaaaactGTAACTGTTTGCTTAGTTAATAGAATTTGAACTTGTGAACAGgattgaagaaaaccagaaacattcttttctttcaatccTCGCCACTGACACGTGCACTCATACATGACAAAGAGGAGAAGCCTCTTTATGGTTGGTTCTAGCTCAACAATAGATCATCTACCCCCAGAGATATGGCTTTTTATCTCGAAGTTACTCAAGGCGTCAGACTTGTACAACCTATGTTTAGTTAATAGGAGGTTGTATTTAACAATCACGGCTGATGgaatttggaaaaagagGTGCTATGACCGATGGATTAATCAAGAACACTTAGATATTTTAACCGGTAATGACTACGATCCTATACCGATTTCCCGATGGCATTCTTACTACTTACGAAGGGCAAAATGGGAAAATAGAAtcctttctttattatgCGAATTAACCGAGGAAACAGACCCTCAACATTTTAGGGAGAAATATTTACACATCCTTCAATTTCGACATTACAAATTGGCCACGTTCCTCCATAGGATCATCAAACAAGGCTACATCCCTAATAAAAGACCACTTGATTTACTCACCTATGCCAACTATTTGCTGAAAAACCTAAGACATAAATATGTTTTCCGTTTATTTTATCCAACGAATGCCACGGAACTGAAAAACCTAAATACAATGGCCTCAAGAGATGCGGAAATGATATATCTAAGACTATCCGCCATCGATACGTCTTTTGATGATTTACTGGATTCCAGAGAGTTTGTATTGAATGGCATATGTTCTGATTTGCTACACaagtataaaaaaatagaagatttcttgaaattacGCCCAGTGACCAGAGTCTCTATATTAATCTCAATTAGTACAGAATACCTCGATTGCTTTCCACAACTTAATGATATAGAGGATCAAATGAGCGATGAAGGTACAAAAAGAGAGCTGCATAGGGAGGACTTCATGCTACTAAGAGTATATTCTCGAGAAAGTCGAGGCTATAAAACCATTATCCTGGCAATTATACAAGCCATCGCCAAAAGGTATAACGTTGAATCATACCTTGCCCGAGATCATTTGGTAGTGTCTGAACCTGATTTCCCAAGTGGACAGGCTTTTGTAACTGTCAATGAAGATTTTCAGCCATAcattttcaacaaagaaGATCTTCTAAGTGTTTGGTCAAGTAATTTTCCCAACAcggaaaattttgagaatgCAGCCTTACCGGCGTTATTAGAACCAATGTCAATGCAACATCTACTGACGGAATTCTTTCGTACATTACTACGATGTAAACCAAGACCATTTGAGGAATATCCCAATAGAGCCTATGGATTACATGATATGTTTCCCTATGGAGTTGTGGAAGTTCCAAGGGACGTAATCATGTATTTTGCATTCATATACGATCTTTTTGATGGTATGTTTGAATCTGGAATGACAAATCTGCGCGGCCAGATGTTGAGAGATTTATTGAATTACGTTAACGCAAATAATTTTGGTGATTTGAGTATTATCATTGGCCAAAATGCCCTCCAAGAACCAGATGATTGCTGGTCCAACAAGAGAAATTATGTCCTTTTGGATGACGATGGGAAGATCGGGTACTTCTATCAGGATATTGAAACCGAAGATGCCCTATGTGTTTTAAATCAATATGAGGTGGACGGCAAGGTATTTATAACAACAATGGATATTTTGGGTGACATAAGAGTACGTCTGGCTGAGGGACTGATGCCTTTTCAGGGTGATTATGATGTGTTGTGGGAGAGTTTCTCTCCAGTGGTTCCGCGAACTGACTGGGGGCTCTTTTTCAGAGGTTATGACAAAGAGAAGCAGAGGATGCAATTAAGCGCTTACACACAACAAAAGCTTTTCAATCTTGTAGATAGCGAACAGCCCTTACATAACTTATAATGGAATTCAATGAGATTTCTGGAGGTGTATCATGCCTAATTCATTTTACACCTTTTTTCATCAGCCGGAGGGGGCGCCTTTTCTGGATTGTATAGttcaattttcaagaaacgTTAAGTTGAAAACATTGATTTTAACACTACCAAGAAATACGAAAGTTGGTTTATTATAGCAGCTTCCCATACTTGTTTCGtgcagaaagaaaagttcaaaaatagGGATTCGGAAGCAATGCTAAAATTTGGTAAATTGAACTGTCTCAAAACGAGAATTAACACACGATCACTATACTCAACGAGCTCCCAAGCAGCTAAAAAGGTAATTGGTATCGATTTGGGTACTACAAATAGTGCGGTTGCATACATTCGTGATTCGAGTGATAAAAAATCAGCTACGATAATAGAGAATGATGAAGGGCAACGAACGACACCATCGATAGTTGCCTTTGATGTTAAGAACTCGCCAcaaaataaagaacaaATGAAGACCCTTGTTGGGATGGCAGCTAAGAGGCAAAATGCAATTAATGCTGAGAACACATTTTTTGCCACAAAGAGACTTATTGGTCGTGCATATGATGACAAAGAAGTTCAACGAGATAAGAGCGTTATGCCGTATAAGATTGTAAAATGTGAATCCAATGGGCAGGCCTATCTCAGTACGTCGAATGGACTTATTCAATCGCCAAGCCAAATAGGATCCATACTACTAAAGTACCTGAAACGAGTCTCAGAAGAATACTTGAGCGAAGAGATCAAGCTAGCAGTTATTACTGTCCCAGCGTATTTCAATGACTCTCAAAGACAAGCTACAAAAGACGCCGGTAAACTTGCTGGACTGAATGTCTTAAGAGTCATTAATGAACCAACGGCAGCCGCTTTGAGTTTCGGAATTGatgataaaagaaataatggGCTAATTGCAGTTTACGATTTGGGTGGTGGTACATTTGACATATCAATCTTGGATATTGAAGATGGTGTATTTGAAGTTCGTGCTACTAACGGTGATACGCATTTGGGTGGGGAAGATTTTGATAATGTTATCGTAAACTATATCATAGATAgtttcatcaaagaaaattccgAAATTAAACGTGAAGAAATCACCAGGAACAGGGAGACAATGCAGAGATTGAAAGATATATCTGAAAGAGCCAAGATAGATTTATCTCACGTGAAAAAAACCGTCATCGAACTGccttttatatataaaaacaaacatCTACAAGTATCGATGACAGAGGAAGAGCTGGATAATATGACGTTGTCGCTAATAAACAGAACCATTCCGCCTGTGAAGCAAGCCTTAAAGGACGCTGATATCGAACCAGAAAATATAGATGAGGTTATCCTTGTTGGCGGTATGACACGTATGCCCAAAATCAGGTCTGTTGTGAAAGGCCTATTTGGTAAATCTCCAAATTCCAGCGTAAATCCTGACGAAACGGTTGCCCTAGGTGCAGCCATTCAAGGTGGTGTTTTATCTGgtgaaatcaaaaatgttttaCTTCTGGATGTAACACCATTGACATTAGGCATTGAGACGTTTGGAGGAGCATTTTCGCCATTAATACCTAGGAATACAACAGTTccagtaaaaaaaactgaaataTTCAGTACAGGAGTTGATGGGCAAACTGGCGTTGATattaaagtttttcaagGTGAAAGAGGATTGGTACGTAACAACAAATTGATTGGTGACTTGAAGCTTACCGGAATCACACCATTACCCAAGGGCATGCCCCAAATATATGTTACATTTGATATCGATGCCGATGGTATCATCAATGTATCTGCCGCCGAAAAGAGCAGTGGTAAAGAACAATCCATCACCGTGATACCTAATTCCGGATTAAGcgaacaagaaattgctAATTTGATTGAAGAAGCAAATGCCAATAGGGCTCAAGATAACCTGGTCAGACAAAGGTTAGAGCTTATTTCTAAAGCTGACATTATGATAAGCGACACCGaaaatttgttcaaaagataTGAAAACCTGATTtctaaagaagaagagtaTCCAAAGGTTGTAGCAGATATCAAAGCTGTGGGACAAGATATTAAGAAGTTCAAAGCTAATGAAAACGATATGTCAATTGATGTTAACCAAATAAAGAAAGCTACTGATGCGTTACAGGGCAGAGCTTTGAAGTTGTTCCAAAGTGCCACGAAGAATCAGCAAAAATCAACCAAATAAGTAAATTACAAATATAGACTTGTGTATACGATCCATTATAACATTAAATACTGGTGTTTTTTACCTCCCTctgtatatttttttttcttattgcttcaattttttttggtttgaaCTAGAAGTATGTAAATTTATTATACCGCTATTTACATATTCCTAGATCACGCAGTCTCGTTTATCTTTATAGTGTTTTATTCATGAATCTTCTTCTGGTAAAGGCCAACCAAAACTTCGAAGGTTGTTCTTTAGAGTCCTTATAGGTCCTTTCCAACAGTCTCATTGCCAGTTCTTGACGGAACTGTTGAATATAGGTTTTCAATAGGTCAATTGCATTGTGGTCCTGCACTGGCACTTGATAAACGTTATTTAAGGGGAACCCAGGGGTACCAGGTAAGGTAAAATTATCCAAGGCCACGTTGGTCAACACTTTCACGGCTTCACTGTAGGACgttgatatttttaaatGAGCAAGGCaatcattgataaaaaGGATCCCATAAATGAGCACTCTGTCGGCAGGAGACTTGATTTCgaagttcttgaaaaaggaattggCGCGAAATAGGTCTAAGCACTCATCGATAATATCGTAATCGGAATTGCTCGGGTATGCAGGGCCTCTAAACTTGGTGTTCAAGGGCAGAAGCGCAAAGTTCCCTACCATTCGGTCAGTGTTGGGATCTACAGGAAAAGTCGAGTGATAGGCAGGCATTTATTGATGTTCTGAGAAGTAGGACGATTGGTAATGGCAATGACTTTCCCCTATCCATGGTGTTTTACTGTGTATTAAATGTTCACTGAATTGCATTTCATTGCCATGCTAAATTAAACGGCAAAGGGAGACCGGATAGGGGTTCGTGGTGGATGATCCGCACAACGGCCGAGTAAATGAAACTGAGAGAGAATGATAGTGAAAACAATGATATGGAAGTCCGAGATTGCGAACCTGGGTAAAGAGTCCTAAACAGGGTGCTACGACCAGTAAGCATTGATAACCTTGATTTTATAAAAGCGTTGAGTCGACTAGGTTTTTCTGGAGCTTTATTGCTGGTTTTATagctatttttttcgtttgtCATTTGTGATCATTAATATATTCATTCGCTCTGTTATTGTAATCGATTGCAGCGCTCTGTTATTGCTGAATTAATTGGACAGTACTAGATAAATCATCTCTTTTTCTGCGGGTATGAGCGAAGTCAACGTTGACAGCATGGGGGACAGGAATGACATTTATTCTCAAATATTTGGTGTAGAGAGGAGGCAAGATTCCTTCGTAACATTTGATGATAATTCGCATGGCGACATAAGTCCTCAACTGCTGCCTAATCGAATCGAAGATATACAGGACCTGAACGTTCTTATTTCTGAGGACATCGCCAATGACATCATTATCGCAAAACAGAAGAGGAGTCCGGCATCTCAAGCCGCCATTAACGATTCTAATGTAGCCAGTAATGATATGAAGGGAGAAGGCTCGAATTACATTCTATCGCAGAAAACAAGTATTAAGGAGGTTCCAGACACACAAAGTTTATCAAGTGCTGATAATACACCTGTAAGTAGtccaaaaaaagtaagagACTCCCCACCTTCCCCCCCGATTGTTCACGCTAAATCAATGTCCCATATTTATACAACGAGTGCCGGTAGACAAGCCAAGAATCATAATGACCATCCTTTGCCTCCAATGTCTCCGAGAAACGAGGTTTAtcagaaaaataaaagtgCTACCGCTTCCGTGCCCAAGAGGAAGCCTTCACTCCCGCAATTAGCACTTGCTGGTCTAAAGAAACAAACCAGTTTCTCAACCGGAAGTGCTTCCACTACTCCTACACAGGCTAGAAAATCGCCCTTGCAAGGGtttggtttcttttccagACCAAGTTCTAAAGACTTACACGAACAACAACTGCACCAACATCAACAGCATATTCagcataataataaaaataacactaataataatggtGCTCATCATTCAGTGGgcaataacaacaataattaTCCTCAACATTCGCATTCTCTATCATCTAGATCGATGTCACTAAACTCTTCTACTCTCAAAAATATTGCATCATCTTTTCAGTCGAAAACTTCCAACGGTAGAAAAGTCTCTCAAAAATATGACATGACTGCCAATCCATTTGCAGAATCTCATCATAATCATCACTCTTCGAACAGTTATAGTAACCTCAATAACGTCCACGGTTCCCTAAATTCCCCAAGTACCATGGGCAGCTCTTCGACCATTGGTCTGGGCCTCAAAACAAGAGTTTCTTCGACTTCATTAGCTTCAAAAAGATACACTTCCGTTTCGGGAACCTCTTTAGCATCCCCGCGCAGAAGCAGCATGGCACACTTGTCGTTATCTAGACCTATCATGAGCGCTTCTACAAAGAAACCTCAGGTATATCCAGCTCTTTTGTCAAGAGTAGCcacaaaattcaaaagctCTATACAACTTGCAGAACATAAAAAGGATGGGCTGGTCTATCGTGACGCATTTACAGGACAACAGGCCGTTGATGTCATTTGTGCCATTATTAGAACTTCTGACAGAAACCTGGCGTTGTTATTCGGTAGATCACTAGATGCACAAAAACTGTTCCATGACGTTGTATATGAGCATAGATTAAGAGATTCTCCACATGAGGTTTACGAATTCACAGATA
This genomic window from Saccharomyces kudriavzevii IFO 1802 strain IFO1802 genome assembly, chromosome: 12 contains:
- the GRX8 gene encoding glutathione-disulfide reductase GRX8 (similar to Saccharomyces cerevisiae GRX8 (YLR364W); ancestral locus Anc_4.211); this encodes MSAFVTNAEEMIKSHPYFQLSASWCPDCVYANSIWDKFNVKNKVFVFDIGSLPRNEQEKWRVAFQKVVGSRNLPTVVVNGKFWGTESQLRRFENSGTLEKELTKIGLLS
- the RPS22B gene encoding 40S ribosomal protein uS8 (similar to Saccharomyces cerevisiae RPS22B (YLR367W); ancestral locus Anc_4.213), encoding MTRSSVLADALNSINNAEKTGKRQVLLRPSSKVIIKFLQVMQKHGYIGEFEYIDDHRSGKIVVQLNGRLNKCGVISPRFNVKIGDIEKWTANLLPARQFGYVILTTSAGIMDHEEARRKHVSGKILGFVY
- the MDM30 gene encoding SCF ubiquitin ligase complex subunit MDM30 (similar to Saccharomyces cerevisiae MDM30 (YLR368W); ancestral locus Anc_4.216), which produces MTKRRSLFMVGSSSTIDHLPPEIWLFISKLLKASDLYNLCLVNRRLYLTITADGIWKKRCYDRWINQEHLDILTGNDYDPIPISRWHSYYLRRAKWENRILSLLCELTEETDPQHFREKYLHILQFRHYKLATFLHRIIKQGYIPNKRPLDLLTYANYLLKNLRHKYVFRLFYPTNATELKNLNTMASRDAEMIYLRLSAIDTSFDDLLDSREFVLNGICSDLLHKYKKIEDFLKLRPVTRVSILISISTEYLDCFPQLNDIEDQMSDEGTKRELHREDFMLLRVYSRESRGYKTIILAIIQAIAKRYNVESYLARDHLVVSEPDFPSGQAFVTVNEDFQPYIFNKEDLLSVWSSNFPNTENFENAALPALLEPMSMQHLLTEFFRTLLRCKPRPFEEYPNRAYGLHDMFPYGVVEVPRDVIMYFAFIYDLFDGMFESGMTNLRGQMLRDLLNYVNANNFGDLSIIIGQNALQEPDDCWSNKRNYVLLDDDGKIGYFYQDIETEDALCVLNQYEVDGKVFITTMDILGDIRVRLAEGLMPFQGDYDVLWESFSPVVPRTDWGLFFRGYDKEKQRMQLSAYTQQKLFNLVDSEQPLHNL
- the SSQ1 gene encoding Hsp70 family ATPase SSQ1 (similar to Saccharomyces cerevisiae SSQ1 (YLR369W); ancestral locus Anc_4.217), which codes for MLKFGKLNCLKTRINTRSLYSTSSQAAKKVIGIDLGTTNSAVAYIRDSSDKKSATIIENDEGQRTTPSIVAFDVKNSPQNKEQMKTLVGMAAKRQNAINAENTFFATKRLIGRAYDDKEVQRDKSVMPYKIVKCESNGQAYLSTSNGLIQSPSQIGSILLKYLKRVSEEYLSEEIKLAVITVPAYFNDSQRQATKDAGKLAGLNVLRVINEPTAAALSFGIDDKRNNGLIAVYDLGGGTFDISILDIEDGVFEVRATNGDTHLGGEDFDNVIVNYIIDSFIKENSEIKREEITRNRETMQRLKDISERAKIDLSHVKKTVIELPFIYKNKHLQVSMTEEELDNMTLSLINRTIPPVKQALKDADIEPENIDEVILVGGMTRMPKIRSVVKGLFGKSPNSSVNPDETVALGAAIQGGVLSGEIKNVLLLDVTPLTLGIETFGGAFSPLIPRNTTVPVKKTEIFSTGVDGQTGVDIKVFQGERGLVRNNKLIGDLKLTGITPLPKGMPQIYVTFDIDADGIINVSAAEKSSGKEQSITVIPNSGLSEQEIANLIEEANANRAQDNLVRQRLELISKADIMISDTENLFKRYENLISKEEEYPKVVADIKAVGQDIKKFKANENDMSIDVNQIKKATDALQGRALKLFQSATKNQQKSTK
- the ARC18 gene encoding Arc18p (similar to Saccharomyces cerevisiae ARC18 (YLR370C); ancestral locus Anc_4.218); protein product: MPAYHSTFPVDPNTDRMVGNFALLPLNTKFRGPAYPSNSDYDIIDECLDLFRANSFFKNFEIKSPADRVLIYGILFINDCLAHLKISTSYSEAVKVLTNVALDNFTLPGTPGFPLNNVYQVPVQDHNAIDLLKTYIQQFRQELAMRLLERTYKDSKEQPSKFWLAFTRRRFMNKTL